In the genome of Pseudoliparis swirei isolate HS2019 ecotype Mariana Trench chromosome 3, NWPU_hadal_v1, whole genome shotgun sequence, one region contains:
- the LOC130191686 gene encoding transmembrane 4 L6 family member 1-like, with protein sequence MCSGTCSRCIGVSLYPLVLISIICNIVLFFPGGEVKYATDGHITQEVLYMGGLIGGGFMVLIPAIYINLTADNGCCGIRFGMFLSILFAATGVAGGLYSFIVAALGVNYGPLCKDGEIWTTPFKNSNSTYLTDSKSWGVCTEPKNVVQFNIGLFFALMLTSGLQVLLCAIQMINGLFGCLCGACNNKEVKSHVVKNHKLQVRMAKMQSCHF encoded by the exons ATGTGCTCTGGAACATGTTCCCGTTGCATCGGCGTTTCTCTGTACCCGCTGGTGCTCATATCCATCATCTGTAACATAGTGCTGTTCTTTCCTGGCGGGGAGGTCAAGTATGCCACAGATGGACACATTACTCAGGAGGTGCTATACATGGGGGGACTTATtggaggaggtttcatg GTGTTGATTCCAGCAATTTACATCAACTTGACTGCGGATAACGGGTGCTGTGGAATCCGCTTTGGG ATGTTCTTATCGATCCTATTTGCAGCTACGGGGGTGGCCGGTGGCCTGTACAGTTTCATTGTGGCGGCGCTCGGTGTGAATTATGGGCCCCTCTGCAAAGATGGTGAGATTTGGACAACACCTTTTAAAAACAG TAATTCCACCTACCTGACGGACTCAAAGTCATGGGGAGTCTGCACGGAGCCCAAGAACGTGGTGCAGTTCAACATTGGATTGTTCTTCGCCCTGATGTTGACCAGCGGCCTGCAGGTGTTGCTCTGTGCCATTCAGATGATCAACGGCCTCTTCGGCTGCCTGTGCGGAGCCTGCAACAACAAAGAGGTCAAGAGCCATGTCGTTAA GAATCATAAGCTCCAGGTCCGGATGGCGAAGATGCAATCATGTCACTTCTGA
- the LOC130191684 gene encoding mannose-P-dolichol utilization defect 1 protein-like, whose amino-acid sequence MATSTVKDFLVTHLMPEKCYERIVVNLHVHVPCLKLISTRIFGFWILLDALLAPTAQLLTILWRRSAEGLSLTSVLLQLYAFSCPVVYAAANNFPFFAWGDRLFILAQTAATVFLILHYRSHTLRGMLVLWAYGGVIFLLVSYAAAAVASVMQASSLTALIASKVLQVRTNHCNGHTGQLATLSVFLSCTGSLGIFVSLQETESLFTTLSHALSAGLSFVLLVQVLCSSGTTRAKCE is encoded by the exons ATGGCCACCTCCACCGTCAAAGACTTCCTGGTGACCCATTTAATGCCCGAAAAATGTTACGAGAGGATTGTTGTCAACTTGCACGTGCACG TGCCTTGCCTAAAGTTAATATCGACCAGAATTTTCGGATTTTGGATCTTACTGGACGCTCTCCTGG CACCGACGGCCCAGCTGCTGACCATACTGTGGAGAAGAAGTGCAGAGGGCCTGAGTCTGACCTCCGTGCTCCTGCAGCTGTACGCCTTCTCCTGTCCTGTCGTGTACGCCGCGGCCAACAACTTCCCCTTCTT CGCCTGGGGTGACAGGCTCTTCATCTTGGCCCAGACCGCAGCCACCGTCTTCCTCATCCTGCACTATCGTAGTCATACCCTCAGAG GGATGCTGGTCCTCTGGGCTTATGGGGGTGTAATATTCCTTCTGGTCTCCTACGCAGCTGCAGCTGTTGCCTCAGTGATGCAGGCTTCCAGTTTGACAGCTTTAATTGCAAGCAAG GTTCTCCAAGTGCGAACTAACCACTGTAACGGCCACACGGGCCAGCTGGCGactctgtctgtgttcctgtcgTGTACGGGATCCCTCGGAATCTTTGTGTCTCTCCAG GAGACGGAAAGCTTGTTCACCACTTTGTCCCATGCGCTGTCCGCCGGTCTCAGCTTTgtcctcctggtccaggtcctcTGCAGCAGCGGCACCACCAGAGCAAAGTGTGAGTAG
- the tm4sf21a gene encoding transmembrane 4 L6 family member 1: protein MCTGKCSRCIAVALYPLALISIICNIVLFFPGGDVKYAKDGHITEEVKYMGGLVGGGLMVLLPALYIHLTGKQGCCGNRCGMFLSIAFAAVGVAGALYSFIVAVLGLQNGPLCKVVLFWVTPFKDSDPSYLTDHGKWGQCTEPKDIVQFNVGLFATLLATSGLQLVLCAVQAINGLFGCLCGTCMDKGPL, encoded by the exons ATGTGTACTGGAAAATGCTCCCGCTGCATTGCTGTGGCTCTCTATCCATTAGCGCTCATATCCATCATCTGTAACATCGTGTTGTTCTTTCCCGGCGGAGACGTCAAGTATGCCAAAGACGGACACATTACCGAGGAGGTGAAATACATGGGGGGACTCGTCGGAGGAGGTTTAATG GTGTTGCTCCCAGCACTCTACATCCACTTGACTGGAAAACAGGGGTGCTGTGGGAACCGCTGTGGT ATGTTCTTATCCATTGCGTTCGCGGCAGTGGGCGTGGCCGGCGCCCTGTACAGCTTCATTGTGGCCGTGCTCGGTTTGCAAAACGGGCCCCTCTGCAAAGTCGTTCTCTTCTGGGTGACCCCTTTCAAAGACAG CGACCCGAGTTACCTGACCGACCACGGGAAGTGGGGCCAGTGCACCGAGCCGAAGGACATTGTGCAGTTCAACGTCGGCCTGTTTGCCACCCTGCTGGCCACCAGCGGCCTGCAGCTGGTCCTCTGCGCCGTCCAGGCGATCAACGGGCTCTTTGGCTGCCTGTGTGGCACCTGCATGGACAAGGGG CCGCTGTGA
- the slc25a35 gene encoding solute carrier family 25 member 35: MDFVLSGAAACGACLFTNPLEVVKTRMQLQGELKSRGSYQVYYRNVFHAFYTIGKVDGLAGLQKGLAPGLVYQFFMNGIRLGSYAVIESAGYIHTNGRVSAAKTTLAGAVAGVVGAVVGSPVYLVKTHMQSQSTSSIAVGHQHKHKGMILALSAIYKQHGILGLWRGSSAAVPRVSVGSAAQLSTFSSSKELVVDLQVFPKDSGLVALCAGMISSVVVVMAMTPFDVVSTRLYNQPVDPLGQGQFYKGFADCFSQTLRKEGLMGLYKGLGASYFRLGPHTILSLFFWDELRKVYQQCR; encoded by the exons ATGGATTTCGTGCTGAGTGGCGCGGCGGCGTGCGGCGCCTGTCTGTTCACCAACCCGCTGGAGGTCGTTAAAACGCGAATGCAGCTCCAGGGAGAGCTGAAGAGCCGGGGCTCGTACCAAGTGTATTACCGCAACGTTTTCCACGCGTTTTACACAATCGGCAAAGTGGACGGCCTGGCCGGCTTACAGAAAGGACTGGCTCCCGGGCTCGTCTATCAGTTTTTTATGAATGGAATCCGGCTCGGCTCGTACGCCGTCATTGAGTCCGCTGGATACATCCACACCAATGGAAGGGTCAGCGCGGCTAAAACCACGTTGGCAGGGGCTGTGGCTGGAGTGGTGGGAGCCGTGGTCGGAAGCCCCGTGTACTTG GTTAAGACTCATATGCAGAGTCAGTCTACCTCCTCGATTGCAGTTGGACATCAGCATAAACACAAG GGGATGATCCTCGCTCTGTCAGCCATCTATAAGCAGCATGGCATTCTGGGACTGTGGAGGGGCTCTAGTGCTGCTGTGCCACGGGTCAGCGTGGGATCGGCTGCACAActctccaccttctcctcctccaaggaGCTTGTGGTTGACCTACAG GTGTTCCCGAAGGACAGCGGGTTGGTGGCCCTCTGTGCCGGCATGATCAGCagcgtggtggtggtgatggccATGACACCTTTTGATGTGGTGAGCACGCGGCTCTACAACCAGCCCGTGGATCCTTTGGGCCAG GGGCAGTTTTATAAAGGATTCGCTGACTGCTTTTCTCAGACGCTGAGGAAGGAAGGCTTAATGGGACTCTACAAAGGCTTGGGAGCCTCTTATTTCCGGCTCGGCCCACACACCATTCTATCTTTGTTCTTCTGGGATGAACTGCGCAAAGTGTACCAGCAGTGCAGATAG
- the slc25a15b gene encoding solute carrier family 25 member 15b: MAPHPAVQAFIDLSAGAIGGAACVFSGQPLDTAKVKMQTFPNLYRGFIHCFSTTYKQVGLRGLYQGTTPALVANIAENSVLFMSYGFCQQVIRFTAGLHDDAVLSDVQKACAGSVASIFSSLVLCPTELVKCRLQAMYEMELSGKIAKSQNTVWSVVKSIMKNDGPRGFFQGLTTTIAREVPGYFCFFGAYEFCRTTFAEHMKCEKDNIGVAPIMFSGGFGGACLWLIVYPFDCVKSRIQVMSMTDKQAGFFKTFMTIARAEGVRALYSGLTPTMVRSFPANGALFLGYETSRKLMMQKFDS, encoded by the exons ATGGCCCCACACCCGGCGGTCCAGGCCTTCATTGACCTTTCTGCAGGCGCCATAG GGGGAGCTGCGTGTGTCTTTAGTGGGCAGCCTCTAGACACGGCAAAGGTCAAGATGCAGACCTTTCCTAATCTGTACCGGGGTTTCATCCACTGCTTCTCCACCACCTACAAACAAGTGGGTCTGCGTGGGCTCTACCAGGGCACCACGCCGGCACTGGTGGCCAACATCGCAGAGAACTCGGTGCTCTTCATGAGCTACGGCTTCTGCCAGCAGGTCATCCGCTTCACGGCTGGACTGCACGACGATGCTGTGCTGAG TGACGTGCAGAAAGCCTGTGCTGGCTCGGTAGCGTCCATATTCTCCTCGCTGGTACTTTGTCCAACTGAGCTCGTCAAGTGCCGGCTGCAAGCCATGTACGAGATGGAGTTATCAGGCAAGATCGCCAAGAGCCAGAA TACAGTGTGGTCGGTGGTGAAATCCATCATGAAGAATGACGGGCCCCGGGGCTTCTTCCAGGGCCTCACCACCACCATAGCCAGAGAGGTCCCCGGTTACTTCTGCTTCTTCGGTGCCTATGAGTTCTGCCGCACCACCTTTGCAGAACACATGAAGTGTGAAAAAGACAACATAG GTGTGGCTCCAATCATGTTCAGCGGTGGTTTCGGGGGGGCGTGCCTGTGGCTGATCGTCTATCCCTTTGACTGCGTCAAGTCTCGTATCCAAGTTATGTCTATGACAGACAAACAGGCCGGCTTCTTCAAAACCTTCATGACCATTGCCCGTGCTGAAG GCGTGAGGGCTCTCTACTCTGGTCTAACCCCCACCATGGTCCGCAGCTTCCCCGCCAACGGAGCCCTGTTCCTGGGTTATGAGACCAGCCGCAAGCTCATGATGCAGAAGTTTGACAGTTAA